One genomic segment of Priestia aryabhattai includes these proteins:
- a CDS encoding YheC/YheD family endospore coat-associated protein, whose protein sequence is MKKTLTRLVLVEQLGCDLSVPASLYKDALKQAAFGTMTAPCLIQPSERQEIQISAELMTKLQIPFAHMMHPIIVNETIHLGPLIGVLSAGFTGSLLRPIGKRSLHLAKLLSTASITGGLPFIFGTHHINWESGTINGYFYEESGWTQHEIPLPNVVYNRLPNRKTEGLAPFKFIKEKMMTDYGIPFFNPDFFNKWEIHELLKMNEQTAYLLPYTVESPSREQIKKLLFLHQTVYLKPKNGSLGRGIYTLSFKDSMYTLTYKGEKGLHVQEKETLEKLLSEFEYLLTNPSYIAQQGISLIKKEKRCVDFRVHTNKDGNNQWVLTALAAKVAGPNSITTHLDYGGEIEATAKIFTNPSYKKEIENKLKEAAILISHVLEQELNGLIGELGFDFGVDYQGNVWLFEANSKPGRSIFSHPSLRKADQQTRKLSLEYAIYLSGYYLNTPAGISI, encoded by the coding sequence ATGAAAAAAACTCTTACTCGCCTTGTTTTAGTAGAGCAGCTAGGCTGCGATCTTTCTGTTCCTGCATCTCTTTACAAAGACGCCTTGAAACAAGCAGCTTTTGGAACAATGACAGCTCCATGCCTTATACAACCTTCAGAACGTCAAGAAATTCAGATTTCAGCTGAGCTAATGACAAAACTGCAAATTCCTTTCGCCCATATGATGCACCCTATTATTGTGAATGAGACCATTCACTTAGGACCTTTAATTGGTGTGTTATCAGCTGGTTTTACCGGTTCTCTACTGCGACCAATTGGAAAGCGTTCCCTACACTTAGCTAAACTTCTTTCTACTGCAAGTATAACAGGGGGACTGCCTTTTATTTTTGGAACTCATCATATCAATTGGGAAAGCGGGACTATAAACGGCTATTTTTATGAAGAAAGCGGTTGGACACAGCATGAAATTCCGCTTCCCAACGTCGTATATAATCGTTTGCCAAATCGAAAAACAGAGGGGTTAGCTCCTTTTAAGTTCATTAAAGAAAAGATGATGACTGATTACGGCATTCCATTTTTTAATCCTGATTTTTTCAACAAGTGGGAAATTCATGAGCTTTTAAAAATGAACGAGCAGACAGCCTATTTGTTACCTTACACGGTTGAAAGCCCTTCGCGTGAGCAAATAAAAAAACTTCTGTTCCTTCATCAAACCGTTTATTTAAAACCGAAAAACGGAAGCTTAGGCCGCGGCATTTATACCCTATCTTTTAAGGATTCCATGTACACGCTGACTTACAAAGGAGAAAAAGGTCTTCATGTTCAAGAAAAAGAAACCTTAGAGAAGCTATTATCAGAATTTGAATATTTACTTACTAATCCTTCCTACATTGCTCAGCAAGGTATTTCACTGATCAAAAAAGAAAAGCGCTGTGTAGACTTTCGCGTGCATACGAATAAAGACGGGAATAACCAATGGGTGCTTACTGCTTTAGCTGCTAAAGTAGCCGGTCCCAACAGCATCACTACGCATCTTGATTACGGCGGAGAAATTGAAGCTACAGCCAAAATATTCACCAACCCTTCTTACAAAAAAGAAATTGAAAATAAGCTAAAAGAAGCCGCTATCTTAATTAGTCATGTGCTCGAACAGGAGTTGAACGGATTAATTGGAGAGCTTGGATTCGATTTTGGAGTGGATTATCAAGGAAACGTGTGGCTATTTGAAGCTAACTCTAAGCCCGGTCGCTCTATTTTTTCACATCCTTCCTTACGAAAAGCGGATCAACAAACTAGAAAACTTTCTCTAGAATATGCGATTTACTTATCTGGATACTATCTAAATACACCTGCAGGCATCAGCATATGA
- a CDS encoding YheC/YheD family endospore coat-associated protein yields the protein MITIYYHKEKQQWFHNNPSASYTWGVQEIELPFTQNISSTQAFLRFQREKAGPIVGVLTNKDVLEKLNIKQRPLLELLHHTLQEKGGLLALFAEETMFHHFFEGYCFDGAKKQWIKTTLPLPNVIYNRYPGRKSETKKLKSLHQKIKSRHIPLFNSAFFSKWKVYQLFSKHPLLSPHLPKTYLLTPEIDIATLLQKHSSLYFKPINSSKGAGIFRLSSHKHTIIYQDHKRKEEFSSLQAIDLPRSAYLIQEAIETQPFNDRRYDLRILAHHKDSGYVISGVGIRHSPYQSITTHTLNGGSISPFQDLEDEIDTSFLSSFVNTCGQVLQQSFPLVEEFSLDMAKSAQGQYYLFEVNAKPMIFDETDIQTQGAKHICDIFYKLTKFLD from the coding sequence ATGATTACAATTTACTATCATAAAGAAAAGCAGCAGTGGTTTCATAATAACCCTTCAGCATCTTACACATGGGGAGTTCAAGAAATTGAACTTCCCTTTACTCAAAACATTTCTTCTACTCAAGCTTTTCTTCGTTTCCAAAGAGAAAAAGCGGGCCCTATTGTGGGAGTTTTAACGAACAAAGATGTTTTGGAAAAACTGAATATAAAACAGCGCCCTTTATTAGAACTCTTACATCATACCCTGCAAGAAAAAGGGGGGCTTCTGGCTTTATTCGCTGAAGAAACAATGTTTCACCACTTCTTTGAAGGATATTGTTTTGACGGTGCAAAGAAACAGTGGATCAAAACAACTTTGCCGCTGCCAAACGTTATATATAATCGTTATCCAGGAAGAAAATCAGAAACTAAGAAACTGAAATCTTTACACCAAAAGATAAAAAGCAGGCACATTCCCCTCTTTAATTCCGCTTTTTTTTCAAAATGGAAAGTGTATCAGTTATTTTCAAAACATCCACTATTATCTCCTCACCTGCCTAAAACCTATCTTTTAACGCCCGAAATAGATATTGCTACGCTGTTGCAAAAGCACTCTTCCCTTTATTTTAAGCCTATTAACAGCAGTAAAGGCGCTGGAATTTTTCGATTATCTTCCCATAAGCATACGATTATTTATCAAGATCATAAACGCAAAGAAGAATTTTCTTCTTTACAAGCAATTGACCTTCCCAGGTCTGCTTATCTCATTCAAGAAGCTATTGAGACGCAACCATTCAACGACCGGCGCTATGACTTACGTATTTTAGCGCATCACAAAGATAGTGGATATGTTATTAGCGGCGTCGGTATTCGACATAGTCCCTATCAATCCATTACAACACATACTTTAAACGGCGGAAGCATTTCACCTTTTCAAGATCTTGAAGATGAAATAGATACTTCCTTCCTCTCGTCTTTTGTAAATACGTGCGGGCAAGTCCTTCAACAGTCCTTCCCTCTAGTTGAAGAATTTTCTCTTGATATGGCAAAGTCAGCCCAAGGGCAGTATTATCTGTTTGAAGTGAATGCAAAACCAATGATTTTTGATGAAACAGACATTCAAACGCAAGGTGCTAAACACATATGCGACATATTTTACAAATTAACAAAATTTTTAGATTAA
- a CDS encoding YheE family protein has product MVSHFQVKPLYQNNRMPGWHISFYMNRVYYEADYLKDGQIVWKTALSSQIDETQLIDYIHELMLFHVYE; this is encoded by the coding sequence ATGGTTTCACATTTCCAGGTTAAACCACTGTATCAAAATAATCGAATGCCGGGCTGGCACATCTCGTTTTATATGAATCGGGTTTATTATGAGGCTGATTATTTAAAAGATGGACAAATTGTATGGAAAACTGCACTTTCTAGTCAAATAGATGAAACGCAATTAATTGATTATATTCATGAGCTTATGCTTTTTCACGTTTATGAATAG
- a CDS encoding PucR family transcriptional regulator, translating into MKQLHTLLGDKMIKAKIPSQFERYKWFSYDKGFIGIEHTALSQKEQALLSAFLTPYDEEVSLLTPEQLYWSNLLFEAPEKVIHSHHTHHSFRFTQFLIKRLFEQKIEFENALHALYSTSITVLWIDKQSGVVIETFDDPNDLTENLSDSIEVLCHDFETSIQFFEGQIHFFPSSPQLIFEREKKWFYQIKHTVEQKHVIHFTDVLPHLVLQESSGAIQNHMIHLLDLVKDDGDLLETIKVYLECNLNVSLAAKKLYMHRNSLQYRIEKFIDRTHLDIKHFTGAVSAYLAILALKNSQDEK; encoded by the coding sequence ATGAAACAGCTGCACACACTACTTGGGGATAAAATGATTAAGGCTAAAATCCCTTCTCAATTTGAACGATACAAATGGTTTTCATATGATAAAGGCTTTATTGGAATTGAACACACGGCTCTATCTCAAAAAGAGCAGGCGTTACTTTCTGCTTTTTTAACCCCTTATGATGAGGAAGTTTCTTTGCTGACGCCAGAACAATTGTATTGGTCAAACCTGTTATTTGAAGCACCTGAAAAAGTCATTCACTCTCATCATACGCACCATTCTTTTCGCTTCACCCAGTTTTTAATTAAACGTTTGTTTGAACAAAAAATAGAGTTTGAAAATGCGCTTCACGCTTTGTATTCTACCTCCATTACTGTGTTGTGGATCGATAAACAATCAGGTGTCGTTATCGAAACCTTTGATGATCCTAATGACTTAACTGAAAATTTATCAGATTCTATCGAGGTGCTATGTCATGATTTTGAAACTTCGATTCAGTTCTTTGAAGGACAAATTCACTTTTTTCCGTCTTCACCTCAATTAATTTTTGAGCGTGAAAAGAAATGGTTTTATCAAATTAAGCATACAGTCGAACAAAAACATGTTATCCATTTTACCGACGTTTTACCCCATTTGGTTCTGCAAGAGTCTTCAGGGGCAATCCAAAATCATATGATCCATTTACTTGATTTAGTAAAAGATGACGGAGATCTTTTAGAAACGATTAAGGTTTATTTAGAATGCAATTTAAACGTATCTCTTGCTGCTAAGAAACTGTACATGCATCGCAACAGTTTGCAGTATAGAATTGAGAAATTTATTGATCGCACACACCTTGATATCAAACACTTCACAGGAGCTGTGTCTGCTTACTTAGCCATTCTTGCTTTAAAAAATTCGCAGGATGAAAAATAA